One stretch of Candidatus Baltobacteraceae bacterium DNA includes these proteins:
- a CDS encoding diguanylate cyclase, protein MTLSTRLWLSATVVLITLIVYCAVLVQALHVTRVAESLRSNTRETIGSANRVISELKDVETGGRGFLLTGDQRFMEPYVSGRIRALAGMRDLHRYSSGADLSIRSQVATLDTLVARKLDDAAILIADRRSLHWNLRHEIPLIDRGKVDMDAARAAVASIVTQESQELATIDQGLARLRTDMIVIALIGTPLVALAVIVSTALALGAFRAQRARLQRALEEMGSEGGAIDLMNLSVNDFADVATAFNDMAIRLSSEATRRDVAEAKLTETNTELRGKARSLEIYSRTVNLVRRMADRLPACADEDEFSSVIQSFAPQLTPGRRGALYLMANSHNLLHMGASWSGPFTSREEFTPAECWALRRGQEHISGLGHIEVSCAHIVGGAGSTHWCVPLVAQSETVGLLYLEGTEESDETDTVHVLSETIALALVNLRLREKLRSQSVRDPLTAIYNRRYIDETLDLELARALRSKNAIAVIMLDIDHFKKFNDTFGHEAGDLVLRGVADVLATSMRRGDVAGRFGGEEFLLIMPGADLDLATSRANMMREAISALELSQGGQKVGRVTASFGVAIFPEDGETAHLLVQTADKALYAAKSAGRNRVVAARTEART, encoded by the coding sequence GTGACGCTTTCGACGCGACTGTGGCTCTCCGCGACGGTCGTGCTGATCACGTTGATCGTCTATTGCGCAGTGCTGGTCCAAGCGTTACACGTAACGCGCGTCGCGGAATCTCTGCGCAGCAACACCCGCGAGACGATCGGCTCCGCCAATCGCGTCATCTCCGAGCTCAAGGATGTCGAAACCGGAGGCCGCGGATTTTTGCTGACGGGAGATCAGCGTTTCATGGAGCCCTATGTTTCCGGACGCATACGAGCGCTCGCGGGAATGCGCGATCTGCATCGCTACTCGTCCGGCGCGGACCTGTCGATTCGATCGCAAGTCGCAACGCTGGATACACTCGTGGCACGTAAGTTGGATGACGCGGCGATCCTCATCGCCGACCGTCGCTCGCTACACTGGAACCTGCGGCACGAGATTCCATTGATCGATCGCGGCAAGGTAGACATGGATGCGGCGCGCGCGGCGGTGGCGTCCATCGTAACTCAGGAGAGCCAAGAGCTTGCGACGATCGACCAGGGGTTAGCGCGTTTGCGTACCGACATGATCGTAATCGCACTCATTGGAACCCCGCTCGTCGCGCTAGCCGTCATTGTGTCGACGGCGCTCGCGTTGGGCGCTTTTCGCGCGCAGCGGGCTCGTTTACAACGCGCACTGGAAGAGATGGGAAGCGAAGGCGGTGCCATCGATCTCATGAACCTGAGCGTCAATGACTTCGCGGACGTCGCAACCGCCTTTAACGATATGGCGATACGCCTCTCATCCGAGGCGACTCGCCGTGACGTGGCCGAAGCGAAACTGACGGAGACCAATACGGAACTGCGTGGGAAAGCACGCTCGCTCGAGATCTATTCGCGGACCGTCAATCTGGTGCGACGCATGGCCGATCGCCTTCCCGCCTGCGCCGACGAAGACGAGTTCTCGTCGGTGATCCAAAGTTTCGCACCGCAGCTTACGCCCGGACGACGCGGCGCGCTCTACCTCATGGCGAATTCGCACAACCTGCTGCACATGGGAGCCTCGTGGAGTGGACCGTTCACCAGTCGCGAGGAGTTCACGCCGGCCGAGTGCTGGGCTCTGCGCCGAGGACAAGAGCACATCAGTGGCCTGGGACACATCGAAGTCTCGTGCGCGCACATCGTCGGAGGCGCGGGGAGCACGCACTGGTGCGTGCCGCTCGTCGCACAGAGTGAGACCGTTGGTTTGCTTTATCTGGAAGGCACCGAAGAAAGCGACGAAACCGACACCGTCCATGTCTTGAGCGAAACAATCGCTCTGGCCCTCGTCAACTTGCGCCTGCGCGAGAAACTGCGCTCGCAATCCGTGCGCGACCCGTTGACCGCGATATACAACCGGCGCTACATCGATGAAACGCTCGATCTCGAATTGGCGCGTGCGCTCCGTTCGAAAAATGCCATCGCCGTGATCATGCTCGACATCGATCACTTCAAGAAGTTCAACGACACATTCGGGCATGAAGCCGGCGACCTCGTGCTCAGGGGAGTCGCAGATGTCCTTGCAACGTCCATGCGCCGAGGCGACGTCGCGGGACGCTTCGGTGGTGAGGAATTTCTCTTGATCATGCCCGGAGCCGACCTGGACCTCGCGACATCACGCGCCAACATGATGCGAGAGGCAATTAGTGCACTCGAACTCTCGCAAGGCGGTCAAAAGGTAGGGCGCGTTACGGCGTCATTTGGTGTTGCGATTTTTCCAGAGGACGGAGAAACGGCCCATCTGTTGGTGCAAACGGCAGACAAAGCGCTCTACGCCGCCAAATCCGCGGGCCGCAACCGCGTCGTAGCCGCGAGAACCGAAGCGAGAACCTAA
- a CDS encoding helix-hairpin-helix domain-containing protein, whose protein sequence is MIRKAALAVAVIAILATAALVRPPRAAPALSFAPTSAAASDAAAVAARSECAVPGCHPERSERKRAKSKDRRNRAHQRRSRHHDNIPLHPIDLNRADAATIARIPGVGDYLAQRIVEYRGLVGPFQTLDDLDDLDGISATRLASLGRYVVVR, encoded by the coding sequence ATGATACGGAAAGCGGCCCTCGCGGTTGCCGTTATCGCCATCCTCGCGACCGCCGCGCTCGTTCGCCCTCCGCGCGCCGCACCCGCGCTCTCGTTTGCTCCGACGAGTGCAGCGGCTTCGGATGCTGCGGCGGTTGCGGCTCGTTCAGAGTGCGCGGTACCGGGTTGTCATCCTGAGCGTAGCGAGCGCAAGCGAGCGAAGTCGAAGGACCGCCGGAATCGTGCGCATCAGCGCAGATCTCGGCATCACGACAACATCCCACTCCACCCGATCGATCTCAATCGCGCGGATGCCGCAACGATTGCGCGCATTCCGGGCGTCGGCGATTACCTCGCGCAGCGTATCGTCGAGTACCGCGGATTGGTCGGCCCGTTCCAAACACTCGACGATCTGGACGATCTCGACGGCATCTCGGCAACAAGGCTCGCAAGCCTTGGGCGATACGTCGTCGTGAGATAG
- a CDS encoding FUSC family protein has product MGAPQFGFPAAMGAIASGFASQQGVYRTRASAMLWTAGAMALSAFVGALAGHSLMALVIVTMLWGYAYGIIASLGPAATTIGINSVIALIIFGHLPSNVELAAQSGVLVFAGGLVQTFLLVSVWPLRRFSVERHSLAAAARNLAVYALDIAAGREVLPSSQPLANVQQALADPQPFARRGDVAAFQSLLDELKRIRGSLAALATDRALGGDTEAIDELIQGSAKILTEVADALDAAREPVDSSGTWERISSAEGRLEAQRSAAAHVRSEAHALSGQLRSAWRLATFPADAPVTVVEQRSLLSFRLPAIEDTVETLRANLTQNSPFGRLAPRVAATLALATILGGILPTQHGYWIAMTAVILLRPDFSQTFLRSIGRIGGTLLGAVFATVIAAHVRPGVETYVALCIVFASIGYYVFKANYALFTVAITSYVAFALALLGQPEAMALRDRVLGTVVAGALALIAIFVWPTWEATRVRTALADLIEGQRKYLRAVFTAYLDPAKYSAKDIADAQRTSWSQRANAEASVDRMLGDPHSTHAISPQCALGVLAASRRIGLGTLSLNAHFDHTEHATRSGLKPFADALDSALEYAESALRDAQPHGEPPHLREAYRATQEQISADTDPNAAMLLAVGDSLVDATNTLVELASTEE; this is encoded by the coding sequence ATGGGTGCGCCGCAATTCGGGTTTCCTGCGGCGATGGGCGCGATTGCATCCGGCTTTGCATCACAGCAAGGCGTCTATCGCACGCGTGCATCGGCGATGTTATGGACAGCCGGCGCAATGGCGCTCTCGGCCTTCGTCGGAGCGCTCGCCGGGCACTCGCTCATGGCGCTCGTCATCGTTACGATGCTCTGGGGTTATGCCTATGGAATCATCGCCAGCCTCGGTCCCGCGGCGACGACGATCGGAATCAACTCCGTCATCGCGCTGATCATCTTCGGCCATCTGCCTTCGAACGTCGAGCTTGCGGCTCAGAGCGGCGTGCTCGTTTTTGCCGGTGGTCTCGTGCAGACGTTTTTGCTCGTGAGCGTCTGGCCGCTGCGCCGGTTTTCGGTCGAGCGTCATTCGCTGGCGGCAGCCGCGCGCAATCTCGCGGTTTACGCACTCGACATCGCAGCGGGCAGAGAAGTCTTGCCATCGTCGCAGCCGCTCGCGAACGTACAACAAGCACTCGCCGATCCGCAGCCGTTCGCGCGACGCGGCGACGTCGCGGCGTTTCAGTCGCTGCTCGATGAGCTCAAACGTATTCGCGGCAGTCTGGCGGCGCTCGCAACCGATCGCGCGCTCGGCGGCGATACCGAAGCGATCGACGAGCTGATTCAAGGAAGCGCCAAGATTCTCACGGAAGTTGCGGATGCGCTTGATGCAGCGCGCGAACCGGTCGACTCGAGCGGTACGTGGGAACGTATCAGCTCGGCAGAAGGACGTCTCGAAGCACAGCGCAGCGCGGCGGCGCATGTCCGCAGCGAAGCCCATGCGCTATCTGGACAGCTCCGCTCCGCGTGGCGGCTTGCGACCTTCCCGGCGGACGCGCCGGTTACCGTCGTCGAACAACGCTCGCTGCTTTCGTTCCGTTTGCCCGCGATCGAGGATACGGTCGAGACGCTACGTGCAAACCTAACGCAAAACTCGCCGTTCGGGCGGCTGGCGCCGCGCGTTGCGGCCACCCTTGCGCTGGCTACGATTCTGGGCGGCATTCTACCGACGCAGCACGGCTACTGGATCGCGATGACGGCCGTTATTCTCTTACGGCCGGATTTTTCGCAGACGTTCTTGCGCAGCATCGGGCGGATCGGCGGCACGCTTCTGGGCGCGGTATTCGCGACCGTGATCGCAGCGCACGTTCGTCCCGGCGTCGAGACCTACGTTGCGCTGTGCATCGTCTTTGCGAGCATCGGCTACTACGTATTCAAAGCCAACTACGCACTCTTCACCGTCGCAATTACATCATATGTCGCGTTCGCGCTCGCACTCCTCGGCCAGCCCGAAGCGATGGCATTGCGCGATCGCGTCCTAGGCACCGTCGTCGCGGGAGCGCTAGCCTTGATCGCGATCTTCGTATGGCCGACATGGGAAGCGACGCGTGTCCGAACGGCGCTGGCCGACTTGATCGAAGGCCAGCGTAAATATTTGCGCGCGGTATTTACCGCCTATCTCGACCCCGCAAAATATTCGGCAAAAGATATCGCGGACGCGCAGCGCACGTCTTGGAGCCAGCGCGCGAACGCTGAGGCGTCAGTCGATCGAATGCTGGGCGATCCGCACTCGACGCACGCGATCTCGCCGCAATGCGCGCTCGGCGTGCTCGCCGCATCGCGTCGCATTGGACTCGGAACGCTCTCGCTCAACGCGCACTTCGATCACACCGAGCACGCGACCCGAAGCGGTCTCAAGCCGTTCGCGGACGCGCTCGATAGCGCGCTCGAATACGCCGAGTCGGCGTTGCGCGACGCGCAACCGCATGGCGAGCCGCCGCATCTGCGCGAAGCGTATCGCGCGACACAGGAGCAGATCAGCGCCGATACCGATCCAAACGCTGCCATGCTCCTTGCCGTCGGCGACTCGCTCGTCGACGCGACAAACACGCTCGTCGAACTTGCGAGTACCGAGGAGTGA
- the leuS gene encoding leucine--tRNA ligase, whose translation MAIEHAPNAAQGHDFRTIERKWQERWEADGLYATRLDDPRPPYYTMEMLPYPSGDLHVGHAKNYTLGDAVARLMRMRGYNVLHPLGWDAFGLPAENAAIQRGIPPGEWTQSNIANMQRQIRLLGTGYDWSREFATCEPRYYRWNQWLFLRLYEKGLAYKREAPVNWCPFDQTVLANEQVEDGKCWRCGNAVERRLLSQWFLKITDFADRLLAGLDRLQGWPDRIKLMQRNWIGRSEGCTFSFGVDGVSERIPVFTTRVDTVYGVTFVVLAPEHPLVAKILDVHPARRAQVEAFAQSLKSKSELERTSLMEKQGIPIGADAIHPLTGERVPILVANYVLAEYGTGAVMGVPAHDDRDFAFATQMGLPITFVVEPSDGSQAPADQAYLVDDEEGRLVNSGPFSGLSAPDGRDAITQRMIELGIGESTINYKFRDWLISRQRYWGTPIPIVYCPTDGEVAVPDDQLPVLLPPDVPITGEGSPLARDERFMNTTCPKCGGPARRESDTMDTFFDSSWYYVRYIDPNNERAAWDPKIVSRWLPVDQYIGGAEHAVLHLLYARFFYMFFVDMGWIEGKNGNPPDDEPFTRLFNQGMVLGEGHEKMSKSRGNVVGIDATAERHGVDAMRLFLLFAAPPEDTMDWAETGIQGRVRFLARVWRASEPLLAQARKVPVDRLPEMRGKLQRDLVRQVHATLKSGSDEVMTRRFHFNTTVAELDKLINALAGALRDGLSDDPAVHYAVHTMPLVLAPFAPHIAEELWHRMGYERSVHLERWPEVDPKALAVDEITLVVQINGKIRARIVAEPGLSEEGAVTLAMADKNVQSHLDGREIRKRHYVTDKLLSLVV comes from the coding sequence ATGGCAATCGAGCATGCGCCGAACGCGGCGCAGGGACACGACTTTCGGACAATCGAGCGCAAATGGCAAGAGCGGTGGGAAGCCGACGGTTTGTACGCCACGCGCCTCGATGACCCACGGCCTCCGTACTACACGATGGAGATGCTGCCGTATCCCTCGGGCGATCTGCATGTCGGTCACGCCAAGAATTACACGCTCGGTGACGCCGTTGCACGCTTGATGCGCATGCGTGGCTACAACGTGCTGCATCCGCTCGGTTGGGACGCGTTCGGATTGCCCGCCGAGAACGCCGCTATTCAGCGCGGCATTCCACCCGGCGAATGGACGCAAAGTAACATCGCCAACATGCAGCGCCAAATCCGGCTGCTCGGCACCGGATACGATTGGTCGCGCGAGTTTGCGACCTGCGAGCCACGTTACTACCGGTGGAATCAATGGTTGTTCTTGAGGCTTTACGAGAAGGGACTCGCATATAAACGCGAAGCGCCCGTCAATTGGTGTCCCTTCGATCAAACCGTTCTCGCGAACGAGCAAGTCGAAGACGGCAAGTGCTGGCGCTGCGGAAACGCGGTCGAGCGGCGCTTGCTCTCGCAATGGTTCCTGAAGATCACCGACTTCGCAGATCGTTTGCTGGCGGGACTCGATCGACTCCAAGGTTGGCCGGATCGCATCAAGTTGATGCAGCGCAACTGGATTGGGCGCAGCGAGGGATGCACGTTTTCCTTCGGTGTCGACGGAGTATCCGAACGCATTCCGGTATTTACGACACGGGTCGACACGGTCTACGGCGTCACCTTCGTCGTGCTCGCACCCGAGCATCCGCTCGTTGCGAAGATTCTCGACGTTCATCCGGCGCGCCGCGCGCAAGTTGAAGCTTTTGCGCAATCGCTCAAAAGCAAGTCGGAGCTCGAGCGAACGAGCTTGATGGAGAAGCAAGGCATCCCGATCGGTGCCGATGCGATTCATCCGCTGACCGGCGAGCGCGTACCGATTTTGGTTGCAAACTATGTGTTGGCGGAATACGGAACGGGCGCGGTCATGGGCGTCCCCGCGCACGACGATCGCGATTTCGCTTTCGCAACACAGATGGGTTTACCGATCACGTTCGTCGTCGAGCCTTCCGACGGTTCGCAGGCGCCGGCCGATCAAGCCTACCTCGTCGACGACGAGGAAGGACGCCTCGTGAATAGCGGCCCGTTCAGCGGTTTGTCCGCGCCGGATGGCCGAGACGCAATCACACAGCGCATGATCGAGCTCGGCATCGGCGAGTCGACGATTAACTACAAGTTCCGCGATTGGCTGATCTCGCGTCAACGCTATTGGGGAACGCCAATACCGATCGTCTATTGTCCGACCGACGGTGAAGTCGCCGTACCGGACGATCAGCTGCCCGTGCTCCTGCCGCCGGACGTACCGATCACCGGAGAAGGCTCGCCGCTCGCGCGTGACGAGCGCTTCATGAACACGACGTGCCCCAAATGCGGTGGTCCGGCGCGTCGCGAGAGCGACACGATGGACACGTTCTTCGATTCGTCGTGGTACTACGTTCGCTATATCGATCCGAACAACGAACGTGCCGCCTGGGATCCGAAGATCGTCTCGCGCTGGCTGCCCGTCGATCAATACATCGGCGGCGCGGAACACGCGGTGCTGCACTTGCTGTACGCCCGATTCTTCTACATGTTTTTCGTCGACATGGGCTGGATCGAAGGGAAGAACGGCAACCCGCCGGACGACGAGCCGTTCACGCGCCTCTTCAATCAAGGCATGGTGCTCGGGGAAGGCCACGAGAAGATGAGCAAGAGCCGCGGCAACGTCGTCGGCATCGACGCAACGGCCGAACGGCACGGTGTCGATGCGATGCGGTTGTTCTTGCTGTTCGCAGCGCCGCCCGAAGACACGATGGATTGGGCCGAAACCGGCATCCAGGGCCGCGTGCGCTTCTTGGCGCGCGTCTGGCGCGCAAGTGAACCGCTGCTCGCGCAGGCTCGCAAAGTTCCCGTCGATCGCCTACCCGAGATGCGCGGGAAATTGCAGCGCGATCTCGTGCGTCAAGTCCACGCGACGCTGAAGTCCGGAAGCGACGAAGTAATGACGCGCCGTTTCCATTTCAACACGACCGTCGCCGAGCTCGACAAGCTGATCAATGCGCTCGCTGGCGCCCTGCGCGACGGACTGAGCGACGATCCAGCCGTGCACTACGCCGTGCATACGATGCCGCTCGTGCTCGCGCCGTTCGCGCCGCACATCGCCGAAGAGCTATGGCACCGCATGGGTTACGAGCGCTCCGTTCATCTCGAGCGGTGGCCCGAAGTTGATCCCAAAGCGCTAGCCGTTGACGAGATCACGCTGGTCGTGCAGATCAACGGCAAGATTCGCGCGCGAATTGTAGCTGAGCCGGGACTGAGCGAAGAGGGCGCCGTCACCCTTGCGATGGCCGACAAGAACGTACAATCGCATCTCGACGGGCGTGAGATCCGCAAGCGACACTATGTCACAGATAAGCTGCTGAGCCTGGTCGTGTAG